The following proteins come from a genomic window of Archocentrus centrarchus isolate MPI-CPG fArcCen1 chromosome 3, fArcCen1, whole genome shotgun sequence:
- the znf821 gene encoding zinc finger protein 821 isoform X1: MSRRKQTNPFKVNWPFHTSSVTGLQHTINMDGRDEFTEDSECCSNNSQEVQGQDSFSEDSDSDPENHGEDSSSNTSADDHMTTKRTQCLLQGAGVKEESEEGGEHCNNFVCPLCTLDFSSPEKLISHVYQHTTMMSNTKSYVCPVCGRALSSPGSLGRHLLIHSEDRLSNCAVCGARFTDTNNFNREKLKEVLDTTRVDVTGGRDACSMSQSLSSSPMSSPGPCTHSCHGPGPSPSSCQGPCPCHAANTNPNLCQAQRSCQEQGHISSQCQGPRPCHGPGPGSGPCSAAGQCTGSDQGPTFPSLPDSLLSEGPSLASIPDALNSSSSGLPPIPDILSPMPVYPAGVLLVCNSCVAYQQLVAAQSPMRKWALRRKNEPLEARLQRLERERTAKKNKRACETEEERELRRLRDREAKRMQRMQETEEQRARRLQRDREAMRLKRANETPEKRQARLIREREAKRIKRRLEKIDPALRTQIEHDPAAMAALTADMSLFQFPCPMPVSSIDNGLFMKLP; the protein is encoded by the exons GGCCATTCCACACTTCGAGCGTCACAGGACTTCAGCACACTATTAACATGGATGGCAGGGACGAATTCACAGAGGACAgtgaatgctgcagcaacaactCCCAGGAAGTCCAAGGGCAGGATAGTTTCTCAG AAGACAGCGATAGTGACCCTGAAAACCACGGCGAAGACTCGTCCTCCAACACCTCTGCTGACGACCACATGACCACCAAGAGAACACAGTGCCTCCTACAAGGAGCAGGAGTCAAAGAG GAGAGCGAGGAAGGGGGAGAGCACTGCAACAACTTTGTTTGTCCTCTCTGCACGCTGGATTTCAGCAGCCCTGAGAAGCTCATCTCCCATGTCTACCAG CACACGACTATGATGAGCAACACCAAGAGCTATGTGTGCCCAGTGTGTGGGCGAGCCCTGAGTTCGCCTGGCTCACTTGGACGGCATCTTCTCATCCACTCCGAGGACCGCCTCTCCAACTGCGCTGTCTGTGGTGCACGCTTCACAGACACTAACAACTTTAACAG GGAGAAGCTTAAAGAAGTCCTCGACACAACTAGGGTGGATGTGACTGGAGGAAGGGATGCCTGTTCCATGTCCCAGTCTCTCTCCAGCAGCCCCATGAGCAGCCCAGGCCCCTGCACTCACTCTTGCCACGGACCGGGCCCTAGCCCCAGTTCATGTCAGGGTCCTTGCCCATGCCACGCAGCTAACACCAATCCCAACCTATGTCAGGCCCAACGTTCCTGCCAGGAACAGGGTCATATTTCAAGCCAGTGTCAAGGCCCAAGGCCATGTCACGGCCCGGGGCCGGGATCTGGACCATGCTCAGCTGCAGGACAATGCACAGGCTCTGACCAGGGACCCACCTTTCCTTCACTGCCTGACAGTCTTCTCTCTGAAGGGCCATCCCTCGCCTCTATTCCTGATGCGCtcaactcctcctcctctggtcTTCCTCCTATCCCTGACATCCTGAGCCCTATGCCGGTGTATCCTGCCGGAGTGCTGCTGGTGTGCAACAGCTGCGTGGCCTATCAGCAGTTAGTGGCAGCCCAGTCACCGATGCGAAAATGGGCTCTGCGTCGGAAGAACGAACCCTTGGAGGCCCGACTACAGCGTCTAGAGCGCGAGCGCACAGCAAAGAAGAACAAGCGGGCGTGTGAGacagaagaggagagggagctGAGGCGGCTGCGGGACCGCGAGGCCAAGCGCATGCAGAGGATGCAGGAAACAGAGGAGCAACGGGCACGCAGGCTGCAGAGAGACAGGGAAGCCATGCGATTAAAGAGGGCCAACGAGACACCGGAGAAGAGGCAGGCCAGGCTGATCCGCGAGAGGGAGGCAAAGAGGATCAAGCGGCGGCTGGAGAAGATTGACCCTGCTCTGAGGACACAGATAGAGCACGATCCTGCCGCCATGGCTGCCCTCACAGCAGACATGAGTCTCTTTCAGTTCCCCTGCCCTATGCCTGTCTCGTCCATTGATAATGGTCTATTCATGAAGCTGCCCTAA
- the znf821 gene encoding zinc finger protein 821 isoform X2, whose amino-acid sequence MSRRKQTNPFKVNWPFHTSSVTGLQHTINMDGRDEFTEDSECCSNNSQEVQGQDSFSDSDSDPENHGEDSSSNTSADDHMTTKRTQCLLQGAGVKEESEEGGEHCNNFVCPLCTLDFSSPEKLISHVYQHTTMMSNTKSYVCPVCGRALSSPGSLGRHLLIHSEDRLSNCAVCGARFTDTNNFNREKLKEVLDTTRVDVTGGRDACSMSQSLSSSPMSSPGPCTHSCHGPGPSPSSCQGPCPCHAANTNPNLCQAQRSCQEQGHISSQCQGPRPCHGPGPGSGPCSAAGQCTGSDQGPTFPSLPDSLLSEGPSLASIPDALNSSSSGLPPIPDILSPMPVYPAGVLLVCNSCVAYQQLVAAQSPMRKWALRRKNEPLEARLQRLERERTAKKNKRACETEEERELRRLRDREAKRMQRMQETEEQRARRLQRDREAMRLKRANETPEKRQARLIREREAKRIKRRLEKIDPALRTQIEHDPAAMAALTADMSLFQFPCPMPVSSIDNGLFMKLP is encoded by the exons GGCCATTCCACACTTCGAGCGTCACAGGACTTCAGCACACTATTAACATGGATGGCAGGGACGAATTCACAGAGGACAgtgaatgctgcagcaacaactCCCAGGAAGTCCAAGGGCAGGATAGTTTCTCAG ACAGCGATAGTGACCCTGAAAACCACGGCGAAGACTCGTCCTCCAACACCTCTGCTGACGACCACATGACCACCAAGAGAACACAGTGCCTCCTACAAGGAGCAGGAGTCAAAGAG GAGAGCGAGGAAGGGGGAGAGCACTGCAACAACTTTGTTTGTCCTCTCTGCACGCTGGATTTCAGCAGCCCTGAGAAGCTCATCTCCCATGTCTACCAG CACACGACTATGATGAGCAACACCAAGAGCTATGTGTGCCCAGTGTGTGGGCGAGCCCTGAGTTCGCCTGGCTCACTTGGACGGCATCTTCTCATCCACTCCGAGGACCGCCTCTCCAACTGCGCTGTCTGTGGTGCACGCTTCACAGACACTAACAACTTTAACAG GGAGAAGCTTAAAGAAGTCCTCGACACAACTAGGGTGGATGTGACTGGAGGAAGGGATGCCTGTTCCATGTCCCAGTCTCTCTCCAGCAGCCCCATGAGCAGCCCAGGCCCCTGCACTCACTCTTGCCACGGACCGGGCCCTAGCCCCAGTTCATGTCAGGGTCCTTGCCCATGCCACGCAGCTAACACCAATCCCAACCTATGTCAGGCCCAACGTTCCTGCCAGGAACAGGGTCATATTTCAAGCCAGTGTCAAGGCCCAAGGCCATGTCACGGCCCGGGGCCGGGATCTGGACCATGCTCAGCTGCAGGACAATGCACAGGCTCTGACCAGGGACCCACCTTTCCTTCACTGCCTGACAGTCTTCTCTCTGAAGGGCCATCCCTCGCCTCTATTCCTGATGCGCtcaactcctcctcctctggtcTTCCTCCTATCCCTGACATCCTGAGCCCTATGCCGGTGTATCCTGCCGGAGTGCTGCTGGTGTGCAACAGCTGCGTGGCCTATCAGCAGTTAGTGGCAGCCCAGTCACCGATGCGAAAATGGGCTCTGCGTCGGAAGAACGAACCCTTGGAGGCCCGACTACAGCGTCTAGAGCGCGAGCGCACAGCAAAGAAGAACAAGCGGGCGTGTGAGacagaagaggagagggagctGAGGCGGCTGCGGGACCGCGAGGCCAAGCGCATGCAGAGGATGCAGGAAACAGAGGAGCAACGGGCACGCAGGCTGCAGAGAGACAGGGAAGCCATGCGATTAAAGAGGGCCAACGAGACACCGGAGAAGAGGCAGGCCAGGCTGATCCGCGAGAGGGAGGCAAAGAGGATCAAGCGGCGGCTGGAGAAGATTGACCCTGCTCTGAGGACACAGATAGAGCACGATCCTGCCGCCATGGCTGCCCTCACAGCAGACATGAGTCTCTTTCAGTTCCCCTGCCCTATGCCTGTCTCGTCCATTGATAATGGTCTATTCATGAAGCTGCCCTAA
- the znf821 gene encoding zinc finger protein 821 isoform X6, giving the protein MTTKRTQCLLQGAGVKEESEEGGEHCNNFVCPLCTLDFSSPEKLISHVYQHTTMMSNTKSYVCPVCGRALSSPGSLGRHLLIHSEDRLSNCAVCGARFTDTNNFNREKLKEVLDTTRVDVTGGRDACSMSQSLSSSPMSSPGPCTHSCHGPGPSPSSCQGPCPCHAANTNPNLCQAQRSCQEQGHISSQCQGPRPCHGPGPGSGPCSAAGQCTGSDQGPTFPSLPDSLLSEGPSLASIPDALNSSSSGLPPIPDILSPMPVYPAGVLLVCNSCVAYQQLVAAQSPMRKWALRRKNEPLEARLQRLERERTAKKNKRACETEEERELRRLRDREAKRMQRMQETEEQRARRLQRDREAMRLKRANETPEKRQARLIREREAKRIKRRLEKIDPALRTQIEHDPAAMAALTADMSLFQFPCPMPVSSIDNGLFMKLP; this is encoded by the exons ATGACCACCAAGAGAACACAGTGCCTCCTACAAGGAGCAGGAGTCAAAGAG GAGAGCGAGGAAGGGGGAGAGCACTGCAACAACTTTGTTTGTCCTCTCTGCACGCTGGATTTCAGCAGCCCTGAGAAGCTCATCTCCCATGTCTACCAG CACACGACTATGATGAGCAACACCAAGAGCTATGTGTGCCCAGTGTGTGGGCGAGCCCTGAGTTCGCCTGGCTCACTTGGACGGCATCTTCTCATCCACTCCGAGGACCGCCTCTCCAACTGCGCTGTCTGTGGTGCACGCTTCACAGACACTAACAACTTTAACAG GGAGAAGCTTAAAGAAGTCCTCGACACAACTAGGGTGGATGTGACTGGAGGAAGGGATGCCTGTTCCATGTCCCAGTCTCTCTCCAGCAGCCCCATGAGCAGCCCAGGCCCCTGCACTCACTCTTGCCACGGACCGGGCCCTAGCCCCAGTTCATGTCAGGGTCCTTGCCCATGCCACGCAGCTAACACCAATCCCAACCTATGTCAGGCCCAACGTTCCTGCCAGGAACAGGGTCATATTTCAAGCCAGTGTCAAGGCCCAAGGCCATGTCACGGCCCGGGGCCGGGATCTGGACCATGCTCAGCTGCAGGACAATGCACAGGCTCTGACCAGGGACCCACCTTTCCTTCACTGCCTGACAGTCTTCTCTCTGAAGGGCCATCCCTCGCCTCTATTCCTGATGCGCtcaactcctcctcctctggtcTTCCTCCTATCCCTGACATCCTGAGCCCTATGCCGGTGTATCCTGCCGGAGTGCTGCTGGTGTGCAACAGCTGCGTGGCCTATCAGCAGTTAGTGGCAGCCCAGTCACCGATGCGAAAATGGGCTCTGCGTCGGAAGAACGAACCCTTGGAGGCCCGACTACAGCGTCTAGAGCGCGAGCGCACAGCAAAGAAGAACAAGCGGGCGTGTGAGacagaagaggagagggagctGAGGCGGCTGCGGGACCGCGAGGCCAAGCGCATGCAGAGGATGCAGGAAACAGAGGAGCAACGGGCACGCAGGCTGCAGAGAGACAGGGAAGCCATGCGATTAAAGAGGGCCAACGAGACACCGGAGAAGAGGCAGGCCAGGCTGATCCGCGAGAGGGAGGCAAAGAGGATCAAGCGGCGGCTGGAGAAGATTGACCCTGCTCTGAGGACACAGATAGAGCACGATCCTGCCGCCATGGCTGCCCTCACAGCAGACATGAGTCTCTTTCAGTTCCCCTGCCCTATGCCTGTCTCGTCCATTGATAATGGTCTATTCATGAAGCTGCCCTAA
- the znf821 gene encoding zinc finger protein 821 isoform X4, with the protein MGPFHTSSVTGLQHTINMDGRDEFTEDSECCSNNSQEVQGQDSFSEDSDSDPENHGEDSSSNTSADDHMTTKRTQCLLQGAGVKEESEEGGEHCNNFVCPLCTLDFSSPEKLISHVYQHTTMMSNTKSYVCPVCGRALSSPGSLGRHLLIHSEDRLSNCAVCGARFTDTNNFNREKLKEVLDTTRVDVTGGRDACSMSQSLSSSPMSSPGPCTHSCHGPGPSPSSCQGPCPCHAANTNPNLCQAQRSCQEQGHISSQCQGPRPCHGPGPGSGPCSAAGQCTGSDQGPTFPSLPDSLLSEGPSLASIPDALNSSSSGLPPIPDILSPMPVYPAGVLLVCNSCVAYQQLVAAQSPMRKWALRRKNEPLEARLQRLERERTAKKNKRACETEEERELRRLRDREAKRMQRMQETEEQRARRLQRDREAMRLKRANETPEKRQARLIREREAKRIKRRLEKIDPALRTQIEHDPAAMAALTADMSLFQFPCPMPVSSIDNGLFMKLP; encoded by the exons GGCCATTCCACACTTCGAGCGTCACAGGACTTCAGCACACTATTAACATGGATGGCAGGGACGAATTCACAGAGGACAgtgaatgctgcagcaacaactCCCAGGAAGTCCAAGGGCAGGATAGTTTCTCAG AAGACAGCGATAGTGACCCTGAAAACCACGGCGAAGACTCGTCCTCCAACACCTCTGCTGACGACCACATGACCACCAAGAGAACACAGTGCCTCCTACAAGGAGCAGGAGTCAAAGAG GAGAGCGAGGAAGGGGGAGAGCACTGCAACAACTTTGTTTGTCCTCTCTGCACGCTGGATTTCAGCAGCCCTGAGAAGCTCATCTCCCATGTCTACCAG CACACGACTATGATGAGCAACACCAAGAGCTATGTGTGCCCAGTGTGTGGGCGAGCCCTGAGTTCGCCTGGCTCACTTGGACGGCATCTTCTCATCCACTCCGAGGACCGCCTCTCCAACTGCGCTGTCTGTGGTGCACGCTTCACAGACACTAACAACTTTAACAG GGAGAAGCTTAAAGAAGTCCTCGACACAACTAGGGTGGATGTGACTGGAGGAAGGGATGCCTGTTCCATGTCCCAGTCTCTCTCCAGCAGCCCCATGAGCAGCCCAGGCCCCTGCACTCACTCTTGCCACGGACCGGGCCCTAGCCCCAGTTCATGTCAGGGTCCTTGCCCATGCCACGCAGCTAACACCAATCCCAACCTATGTCAGGCCCAACGTTCCTGCCAGGAACAGGGTCATATTTCAAGCCAGTGTCAAGGCCCAAGGCCATGTCACGGCCCGGGGCCGGGATCTGGACCATGCTCAGCTGCAGGACAATGCACAGGCTCTGACCAGGGACCCACCTTTCCTTCACTGCCTGACAGTCTTCTCTCTGAAGGGCCATCCCTCGCCTCTATTCCTGATGCGCtcaactcctcctcctctggtcTTCCTCCTATCCCTGACATCCTGAGCCCTATGCCGGTGTATCCTGCCGGAGTGCTGCTGGTGTGCAACAGCTGCGTGGCCTATCAGCAGTTAGTGGCAGCCCAGTCACCGATGCGAAAATGGGCTCTGCGTCGGAAGAACGAACCCTTGGAGGCCCGACTACAGCGTCTAGAGCGCGAGCGCACAGCAAAGAAGAACAAGCGGGCGTGTGAGacagaagaggagagggagctGAGGCGGCTGCGGGACCGCGAGGCCAAGCGCATGCAGAGGATGCAGGAAACAGAGGAGCAACGGGCACGCAGGCTGCAGAGAGACAGGGAAGCCATGCGATTAAAGAGGGCCAACGAGACACCGGAGAAGAGGCAGGCCAGGCTGATCCGCGAGAGGGAGGCAAAGAGGATCAAGCGGCGGCTGGAGAAGATTGACCCTGCTCTGAGGACACAGATAGAGCACGATCCTGCCGCCATGGCTGCCCTCACAGCAGACATGAGTCTCTTTCAGTTCCCCTGCCCTATGCCTGTCTCGTCCATTGATAATGGTCTATTCATGAAGCTGCCCTAA
- the znf821 gene encoding zinc finger protein 821 isoform X5 yields the protein MDGRDEFTEDSECCSNNSQEVQGQDSFSEDSDSDPENHGEDSSSNTSADDHMTTKRTQCLLQGAGVKEESEEGGEHCNNFVCPLCTLDFSSPEKLISHVYQHTTMMSNTKSYVCPVCGRALSSPGSLGRHLLIHSEDRLSNCAVCGARFTDTNNFNREKLKEVLDTTRVDVTGGRDACSMSQSLSSSPMSSPGPCTHSCHGPGPSPSSCQGPCPCHAANTNPNLCQAQRSCQEQGHISSQCQGPRPCHGPGPGSGPCSAAGQCTGSDQGPTFPSLPDSLLSEGPSLASIPDALNSSSSGLPPIPDILSPMPVYPAGVLLVCNSCVAYQQLVAAQSPMRKWALRRKNEPLEARLQRLERERTAKKNKRACETEEERELRRLRDREAKRMQRMQETEEQRARRLQRDREAMRLKRANETPEKRQARLIREREAKRIKRRLEKIDPALRTQIEHDPAAMAALTADMSLFQFPCPMPVSSIDNGLFMKLP from the exons ATGGATGGCAGGGACGAATTCACAGAGGACAgtgaatgctgcagcaacaactCCCAGGAAGTCCAAGGGCAGGATAGTTTCTCAG AAGACAGCGATAGTGACCCTGAAAACCACGGCGAAGACTCGTCCTCCAACACCTCTGCTGACGACCACATGACCACCAAGAGAACACAGTGCCTCCTACAAGGAGCAGGAGTCAAAGAG GAGAGCGAGGAAGGGGGAGAGCACTGCAACAACTTTGTTTGTCCTCTCTGCACGCTGGATTTCAGCAGCCCTGAGAAGCTCATCTCCCATGTCTACCAG CACACGACTATGATGAGCAACACCAAGAGCTATGTGTGCCCAGTGTGTGGGCGAGCCCTGAGTTCGCCTGGCTCACTTGGACGGCATCTTCTCATCCACTCCGAGGACCGCCTCTCCAACTGCGCTGTCTGTGGTGCACGCTTCACAGACACTAACAACTTTAACAG GGAGAAGCTTAAAGAAGTCCTCGACACAACTAGGGTGGATGTGACTGGAGGAAGGGATGCCTGTTCCATGTCCCAGTCTCTCTCCAGCAGCCCCATGAGCAGCCCAGGCCCCTGCACTCACTCTTGCCACGGACCGGGCCCTAGCCCCAGTTCATGTCAGGGTCCTTGCCCATGCCACGCAGCTAACACCAATCCCAACCTATGTCAGGCCCAACGTTCCTGCCAGGAACAGGGTCATATTTCAAGCCAGTGTCAAGGCCCAAGGCCATGTCACGGCCCGGGGCCGGGATCTGGACCATGCTCAGCTGCAGGACAATGCACAGGCTCTGACCAGGGACCCACCTTTCCTTCACTGCCTGACAGTCTTCTCTCTGAAGGGCCATCCCTCGCCTCTATTCCTGATGCGCtcaactcctcctcctctggtcTTCCTCCTATCCCTGACATCCTGAGCCCTATGCCGGTGTATCCTGCCGGAGTGCTGCTGGTGTGCAACAGCTGCGTGGCCTATCAGCAGTTAGTGGCAGCCCAGTCACCGATGCGAAAATGGGCTCTGCGTCGGAAGAACGAACCCTTGGAGGCCCGACTACAGCGTCTAGAGCGCGAGCGCACAGCAAAGAAGAACAAGCGGGCGTGTGAGacagaagaggagagggagctGAGGCGGCTGCGGGACCGCGAGGCCAAGCGCATGCAGAGGATGCAGGAAACAGAGGAGCAACGGGCACGCAGGCTGCAGAGAGACAGGGAAGCCATGCGATTAAAGAGGGCCAACGAGACACCGGAGAAGAGGCAGGCCAGGCTGATCCGCGAGAGGGAGGCAAAGAGGATCAAGCGGCGGCTGGAGAAGATTGACCCTGCTCTGAGGACACAGATAGAGCACGATCCTGCCGCCATGGCTGCCCTCACAGCAGACATGAGTCTCTTTCAGTTCCCCTGCCCTATGCCTGTCTCGTCCATTGATAATGGTCTATTCATGAAGCTGCCCTAA
- the znf821 gene encoding zinc finger protein 821 isoform X3, translating into MMTDVGPFHTSSVTGLQHTINMDGRDEFTEDSECCSNNSQEVQGQDSFSEDSDSDPENHGEDSSSNTSADDHMTTKRTQCLLQGAGVKEESEEGGEHCNNFVCPLCTLDFSSPEKLISHVYQHTTMMSNTKSYVCPVCGRALSSPGSLGRHLLIHSEDRLSNCAVCGARFTDTNNFNREKLKEVLDTTRVDVTGGRDACSMSQSLSSSPMSSPGPCTHSCHGPGPSPSSCQGPCPCHAANTNPNLCQAQRSCQEQGHISSQCQGPRPCHGPGPGSGPCSAAGQCTGSDQGPTFPSLPDSLLSEGPSLASIPDALNSSSSGLPPIPDILSPMPVYPAGVLLVCNSCVAYQQLVAAQSPMRKWALRRKNEPLEARLQRLERERTAKKNKRACETEEERELRRLRDREAKRMQRMQETEEQRARRLQRDREAMRLKRANETPEKRQARLIREREAKRIKRRLEKIDPALRTQIEHDPAAMAALTADMSLFQFPCPMPVSSIDNGLFMKLP; encoded by the exons GGCCATTCCACACTTCGAGCGTCACAGGACTTCAGCACACTATTAACATGGATGGCAGGGACGAATTCACAGAGGACAgtgaatgctgcagcaacaactCCCAGGAAGTCCAAGGGCAGGATAGTTTCTCAG AAGACAGCGATAGTGACCCTGAAAACCACGGCGAAGACTCGTCCTCCAACACCTCTGCTGACGACCACATGACCACCAAGAGAACACAGTGCCTCCTACAAGGAGCAGGAGTCAAAGAG GAGAGCGAGGAAGGGGGAGAGCACTGCAACAACTTTGTTTGTCCTCTCTGCACGCTGGATTTCAGCAGCCCTGAGAAGCTCATCTCCCATGTCTACCAG CACACGACTATGATGAGCAACACCAAGAGCTATGTGTGCCCAGTGTGTGGGCGAGCCCTGAGTTCGCCTGGCTCACTTGGACGGCATCTTCTCATCCACTCCGAGGACCGCCTCTCCAACTGCGCTGTCTGTGGTGCACGCTTCACAGACACTAACAACTTTAACAG GGAGAAGCTTAAAGAAGTCCTCGACACAACTAGGGTGGATGTGACTGGAGGAAGGGATGCCTGTTCCATGTCCCAGTCTCTCTCCAGCAGCCCCATGAGCAGCCCAGGCCCCTGCACTCACTCTTGCCACGGACCGGGCCCTAGCCCCAGTTCATGTCAGGGTCCTTGCCCATGCCACGCAGCTAACACCAATCCCAACCTATGTCAGGCCCAACGTTCCTGCCAGGAACAGGGTCATATTTCAAGCCAGTGTCAAGGCCCAAGGCCATGTCACGGCCCGGGGCCGGGATCTGGACCATGCTCAGCTGCAGGACAATGCACAGGCTCTGACCAGGGACCCACCTTTCCTTCACTGCCTGACAGTCTTCTCTCTGAAGGGCCATCCCTCGCCTCTATTCCTGATGCGCtcaactcctcctcctctggtcTTCCTCCTATCCCTGACATCCTGAGCCCTATGCCGGTGTATCCTGCCGGAGTGCTGCTGGTGTGCAACAGCTGCGTGGCCTATCAGCAGTTAGTGGCAGCCCAGTCACCGATGCGAAAATGGGCTCTGCGTCGGAAGAACGAACCCTTGGAGGCCCGACTACAGCGTCTAGAGCGCGAGCGCACAGCAAAGAAGAACAAGCGGGCGTGTGAGacagaagaggagagggagctGAGGCGGCTGCGGGACCGCGAGGCCAAGCGCATGCAGAGGATGCAGGAAACAGAGGAGCAACGGGCACGCAGGCTGCAGAGAGACAGGGAAGCCATGCGATTAAAGAGGGCCAACGAGACACCGGAGAAGAGGCAGGCCAGGCTGATCCGCGAGAGGGAGGCAAAGAGGATCAAGCGGCGGCTGGAGAAGATTGACCCTGCTCTGAGGACACAGATAGAGCACGATCCTGCCGCCATGGCTGCCCTCACAGCAGACATGAGTCTCTTTCAGTTCCCCTGCCCTATGCCTGTCTCGTCCATTGATAATGGTCTATTCATGAAGCTGCCCTAA